The Puniceicoccus vermicola DNA window CTCGCGAAGCTCTCAGGCGCTGTTGCGAGCTATTCCGAACACGCACATATGGCGAAAGAGTTCGCCTACAAGCCACTATCGAAGAACTTATCCATGACGAAAAACTCCCCCTCAGGCCAGGACGACACCAGCCCAGAGTGAAGAAAAGAAGACCCAAAAAATTCCAACTTATGACCAAACCTAGACACCAAATGGTTGTTTCCCCAAGCAGACGCAAAAAGTGACACAGATCGTTCAGAAAAACGCCTTATCTAAGTGCCATTGGGGTCAGACCACTAGAATCATACTCGCACATCAGGCGATGCCATTCCTTGCCACCCAGCATCCGACGACCCTTGCGGTCGCTCTTTCAATCCCCAGAACAGACTTCAGCTTCTATCGATTCCATCCAGCTACACTATCACCTCAGCTGGCTTTGCGGAAGGAGATCGCTCACCGAACGCTTACGTTACCGATGTCCTCGGGATACTTGTTACCGATGTCTTTGGGTCATACCTTCGAGTCAGTTGTAAATCTTTGGGATTTGCTTCAGGGTTCTACGTCACCATCCGAATTCTTTCCTCTCCATCGAAGCCGATTAATAATCACGCCAGAAAATGCGCAAAAAATAGCTATAACGCCCACCGGAATTCCTGTTTGTACAACTTGCTCCGCCGAGAGATGCTCTCGAAAAATTACTATAGGAACATCGAAAAGCCATGCGAAACCTACGTTAAGAATCGAAATAATAAAAATACGAAGAAATAGAGCGATAAAAAAGTGTTTTCTCAGCTCAGGAATCTTCCTGTTACTGAGAATAAAGAAAGAGGAAGCTATAGTCAAAATATTCAATAACGCATAAAAATATATCATTTATCTTCCTCCGAATTCAGAAATTCTACAACAGGGAGCCCCAAATGACGTCAGGTCTTGATTTTTGACAATTGATCATCGTTCACGCCAGAAGATCACTCCAAAGCCTTTTCAATTCTCTCGATTTCTTTTCTGGCTCCCGGATTCTCACTCGCCCGTTTTGCCGCTTGCGTCGGGGTTGACATCGAACCCATTCCGAGTCGTTCGGCCAGCCAACGGTTGGAGACCGAGGTCCGTTTCTTCATTGTCGCTGCCAACAGGCACTTTTCCCGCGACATTTTCGGACGGGGAAGAGCTTCGAGATCAATCCCGGCGACCGTCGCCGCCTGAACGAGTTTTTCCTCCCAAACCATTATTCGCTCCTCCTCCAAGGCCTTCGGCTCCAAACCTTCGAAACGAACCCGGTCCAATTGCGCCCCCTTGGCCTTCGCTTCATCCCGCATCGCCTTGCGAAACTCCTTCGATCCCTTACACCAGCCTCGGCTCATCTGGGCCTCTGCCAGCTTCTTCTTTTCGAATTCATCCTCTGCCAGCCAAACCAAATAATCTTGGTAGCGATTCCACCCAGTCCGATTGTCGCCTAGCCCACCCGATTCGGATAACACCGTCGAAAATTCCAACCATCCGGGACGTTCCCTTTTCTCGAGCCGAAAAAAGCTGCTCCATCGATACTCCCCAAGATTTTCCGCCGAAACGATCCCCGCACGAACCGGATTCAGGTGAATGTAGTGGCAAACCTGGGCGAATACGTGCCCGGGCTCCACAACAATCCCCTTGTAACGCCCCTGAAACGGACGCCCCGTCCAGTTCCGAAAACGATTGAACCGGCGAATCCACGTTCCCTGCAACCATTTCATCCCTTCGCTTAAATTTGGTTCGCCAAGCTCCACGGCAAGATGAAAGTGATTGCTCATGATTACGTAGGCATGCAAGCGCCATCCAAAACGCTCCGCCGCCTCCCCCAGCACACGTTCAAAGGCCTCCGCAGCTCCCTTCCCTGAAAAAATCCTCTGACGATAATTTCCACGGTTCAAGACGTGATAACATCCTCCCGCATACTCAACTCTCAGGGGCCTCGCCATAACCGTGAGCCAATTCACCCGTACTCAACTCTCAGGGGCCTCGCCATAACCGTGAGCCAATTCACCCGCCTCGTATCTGTCAAGAATCAAGACCTGACGTCTTTTCGGTGCCTCTCACTTTATGTCAAAACCCGCCCCTTCCGAACGAAGCCTGCGAGTGCCAGGAAGGATTCAGGAGGGATTGGACATAAAGTTGTTGTGCGAAAGACGCGGACCCTCCCAAAAATCCAAAGGGCCGGACGGGGAAGGCAGGGGGGTGATTCGGGGGGCGGGCGAGACGCGCCGATTCGTATCCGGTGGCCGGGGACGCGGGATTTCTCGGAGTGTGAGGGGAGGGATTTGTCAAAGATCAAGACGTGACGTCTTTTTGGTGTCCCACTCCCGCTAATTGGAGGCCGGGAAGCGGGTGCGGATACCGGTTCGGTCGGGCGGCTCGGAACGGCCCTGGAGTTGCCTCGAGTCCTGGTCGAGATTTTGTCAAAATTCAACACCCGACGTATTTTTAGCGTCTTCGCGCCCTAGGATCTGCGTCATCGGATGCCATAAAATACGATTTCTCGACCTCGCAGCAAATAACCAGAGTATACTGATTGTTGCATAAAAGTTAGAAAATCAATAATCGAAATTTCTTTATTTATACTGGCACGAAGCTTCCTGCTTTTAAACAATTGTTCTGAAATATTATTATAAACCAAATCAGGCTCAATTGAATACGACCATAATCCATTTTCAGACTCCTCATTGAGAATCTGCACAATAACCTTAGCACATTCCTCGACTGTCAATCCATCCATTTCACCGGGAACAAATACCGCTGAAGCAAGTTCATCAAGAATCTCGCTATCAGAATTTGAATCAATTCGATGACTCGAACACGAGAGAGAGATCATAAAAATAAAGCCTAAAAATAATCGAATAGAATTCGCCATATTTAGATGAAAATAAATTCTAATCAGAATACTTCCCCAAGGGATTATCGACGGAAAAATCTTTATAGCTAGATCTATACCACTGATGTTTTATAAATAATTCAAACCTCTCAGGGTCATTTTTCTTCAAATACTCATATTCGACCATATTCTCGACTCGCGTCGCCTGAGCTTCTTGCCCAGGAAATCTTACTTCTTTACCACCTGAACCTTTCTCGAAATATTTCTGTTGATTTGCTGCGTCCTCTGAACTGTACGCCTCTGCTAAACCTTTTACATTGGTCCCCATTGCCCTAAGAGTTTCGTTTATCCATCTTCTTTCCGCTTCCTCAAATGATTCTCCTTCCCTCATTTCCAGACTTAGATAGGGATTAAATTCATCCTGCACACCGTGAAAGAATTCATGGGCTATCGTTTCATAACTAAAATGGTCCATCGAAGTGAAATAAGATGTTGATCCTTTGCCATCCTTGTCTTCTCTGGAATAATGATCCTTCTCATCACCATCACGGCCTGGTTTCGCCATGACATCAACAGAATATCTCCAATCAGAATTTATTATATGATCATGCAAGGCTGAACCGGTCGGTGTATCGCGAGCTTTCTTCCATTGCTCATTAAAGTGATCGACTCGTTTGTTATACTCCTCATTTTTCTCAATTTCCTCTTTTTTCTTCATGTATCCATCATCGTCAAATTGATCCTTGTTGTAATACAACCCCAGCGGATCGAACTTGGTCCACGGATTCTGGA harbors:
- a CDS encoding transposase, translating into MARPLRVEYAGGCYHVLNRGNYRQRIFSGKGAAEAFERVLGEAAERFGWRLHAYVIMSNHFHLAVELGEPNLSEGMKWLQGTWIRRFNRFRNWTGRPFQGRYKGIVVEPGHVFAQVCHYIHLNPVRAGIVSAENLGEYRWSSFFRLEKRERPGWLEFSTVLSESGGLGDNRTGWNRYQDYLVWLAEDEFEKKKLAEAQMSRGWCKGSKEFRKAMRDEAKAKGAQLDRVRFEGLEPKALEEERIMVWEEKLVQAATVAGIDLEALPRPKMSREKCLLAATMKKRTSVSNRWLAERLGMGSMSTPTQAAKRASENPGARKEIERIEKALE